The stretch of DNA TCAACATTCCAATGACCGAAAAGCCCAGGTCGGCCGGGGTAAACTTTTCACTGGCCTTTGCCTGGCTCCCATGATCCTCGCCGGTCAGTTCctgcatcacgtgaacagCCACGTACAGGAATGTGCCGCCACTGAACAACAGTAGCACAGCAGTCCACCAGTGTATGGAGCCCGAGCCTGTCGATCCCCCCGAGGAGTCTCCCGCAATCACCTTGATCAAGGCCCAAGTGAGAATCGAGCCCACGGGCGTCGAAGCGGCGAAAGCTCCCAGATGCAGTTTGACCTGACCATTGGTAAGACCACATCGCAGCAGAACAGCAGACAGACCAAAAGCAGCAGGCGCCTTGTGGATCATGATGGCCACAAAGATGATGAGCTCCAGCTTGGAGTTGCCGGCAGACACGGACGAGCCCACAGCCACTCCATCGGCCAGAGCATGGATCACCAGTCCTGTAGTTGTAGCCCGAGCAGAAGCCTGTCCGGCACTGTTGGCAGTCGACTGAGAAGTCGAGTTTGCCGTACTGGCTCGCGAGTCATCCACAATGGTCTCTGCGTCCCCGGTGTCTACTTCTCCCAGCTCCACGTCCACCCGCTGGAAGTTTCCTATTCCCTTCCAAATCTGGCTGATCAAGGGAATGTTGTCGATCAGATACATGATGAGAAAGCCGAGAAGCAACGAAATGCCGACTGCCGGAGCTCCGCTGCCGCTATCCTCGCCTGTCTCGTTGTAGAGAGTCTCAACTCCCTCGGGAATGATCACAATCAGCGATGTGCCCAGCAAAATGCCCATTCCGAGAGCCGATATCGCTCTGATTTTGGCCGGAGAAAGCGGTAAAATGACCGGCAGAAGCCCTGCGACAAACGCCGCCACTCCCATAATGAgtgacagcagcagaatggtGGCGAAACCGTTCATACTGAGACTGTTGGAGGTGTGGTGGAGAGTGTACAACGAACAGGTTATAGACACGTTAGCGAGAATAAGAGAGTTTAATAATTATGGGGggatgtttttttttggactAGGCTGCAAAAGACACTAGAGGGGGGAATTCGAAGCTGGAAAAACAGAATCTGGGTATTTTGGCCCTGAATAAATTGATTAACATAGTAAAAACCCGGAAAAACTCCGGAAAAACCGGTCCAATTGACCCCCTTTGACAGTGCCCATAATGCTGCTCGCCTATTTTAGCTTATGGCAGAACTACTCCAGTTCAGACAATAAACCTTGTTGAAGACGCGTGCACCAAAAAGTCGACACTTTGAAAGGGTTGGATACAAGTCCCTCCAAGATCCAAGCACGTGACAATCACCACCTTGGACATACATCACATGATTGGTGGTCAGAGCTCCCtgttggtcacgtgacccccGTTTAACCTCCGCTCCGCGCAGATATAGCTGCTTCTCAACAcacgatactgtacaaagaactgtaccagtacatgatgtacatattgtactgACTGCCAACAGCAACACGTGCTCCAAGACAAGGACTAACTGGTGGTTTTACTAAtgcagtcacgtgatgatTTGCACTACTAACGACAGTTCCATTG from Yarrowia lipolytica chromosome 1D, complete sequence encodes:
- a CDS encoding uncharacterized protein (Compare to YALI0D19008g, similar to DEHA0E06105g Debaryomyces hansenii IPF 5370.1, similar to Saccharomyces cerevisiae ATX2 (YOR079C); ancestral locus Anc_5.688) encodes the protein MNGFATILLLSLIMGVAAFVAGLLPVILPLSPAKIRAISALGMGILLGTSLIVIIPEGVETLYNETGEDSGSGAPAVGISLLLGFLIMYLIDNIPLISQIWKGIGNFQRVDVELGEVDTGDAETIVDDSRASTANSTSQSTANSAGQASARATTTGLVIHALADGVAVGSSVSAGNSKLELIIFVAIMIHKAPAAFGLSAVLLRCGLTNGQVKLHLGAFAASTPVGSILTWALIKVIAGDSSGGSTGSGSIHWWTAVLLLFSGGTFLYVAVHVMQELTGEDHGSQAKASEKFTPADLGFSVIGMLIPLLTLFLPDVE